Proteins from a genomic interval of Lactococcus protaetiae:
- the pth gene encoding aminoacyl-tRNA hydrolase: protein MTKMIVGLGNPGTKYEKTKHNMGFMALDLLAKELGVTFSEEKTFMSLVGSTFVKGEKVFLVKPLTFMNESGRAVAPLLKYYNLDSDELVVMHDDLDSPVGRVRLRQKGSSGGQNGIKSILTHVGTQDFNRVKIGIGRPKNGMTVVNHVLSKFDEEDAVAAQDGIFKAVDAMKFYLENGDFQKTMNKFN from the coding sequence ATGACAAAAATGATTGTTGGGCTTGGAAATCCAGGGACCAAATATGAAAAAACTAAGCATAATATGGGGTTTATGGCCCTTGATTTGTTGGCAAAAGAGCTAGGAGTGACATTTAGTGAAGAAAAAACCTTTATGTCTTTGGTCGGATCAACTTTTGTCAAAGGTGAGAAAGTGTTTCTCGTGAAACCATTGACTTTTATGAATGAGTCTGGACGTGCTGTAGCACCACTTTTAAAATATTATAATCTTGATTCAGATGAGTTGGTCGTTATGCATGATGATCTGGACTCGCCTGTAGGGCGAGTGCGGTTACGCCAGAAAGGATCATCTGGCGGGCAAAATGGAATTAAGTCTATACTGACCCATGTGGGAACCCAAGACTTTAATCGTGTAAAAATAGGAATTGGGCGTCCTAAAAATGGTATGACTGTTGTCAATCATGTTTTATCCAAGTTTGATGAAGAAGATGCTGTAGCAGCTCAAGATGGCATTTTTAAAGCAGTTGATGCAATGAAATTCTACCTTGAAAATGGTGATTTTCAAAAAACAATGAATAAATTTAACTGA
- a CDS encoding RNA-binding S4 domain-containing protein has product MRLDKFLKVSRLIKRRPVAKEVADKGRIKINGKLAKSSSDIKFNDVIEIRFGNKIVEVRVLETKEFTRKEDAEKMYELLSETRVKVDESE; this is encoded by the coding sequence ATGAGATTAGATAAGTTTTTGAAAGTTTCACGTTTAATAAAACGTCGCCCAGTTGCTAAAGAAGTAGCTGATAAAGGTCGAATCAAAATTAATGGAAAACTTGCCAAATCATCTAGTGATATCAAGTTTAATGATGTGATTGAGATTCGTTTTGGTAATAAAATTGTTGAGGTACGAGTTCTTGAAACAAAAGAATTCACGCGTAAAGAAGATGCTGAAAAAATGTATGAATTGCTAAGTGAAACTCGTGTCAAAGTAGATGAGAGTGAATAA
- a CDS encoding FtsB family cell division protein, whose translation MSKQVIQLNNEFTKGKNKEKFAPAPKRKHLGFILVIAILLFSLASMSLIRSYQNLQTQVGLEQKAIKQHEALTKEVATKSEEIKKLQDPNFLQKFARSQGYSKSDEKIFETQNPLIGASGVTP comes from the coding sequence ATGTCCAAACAAGTAATTCAGTTAAATAATGAATTTACCAAAGGTAAAAATAAAGAAAAGTTCGCACCAGCACCAAAACGCAAGCATTTGGGCTTTATTTTAGTGATTGCAATTTTGCTTTTTAGCCTTGCTAGCATGAGTTTGATTCGCTCTTATCAAAATTTGCAGACACAGGTAGGGTTAGAGCAAAAAGCTATAAAACAACACGAAGCATTAACCAAAGAAGTTGCTACTAAGAGTGAGGAAATAAAAAAATTGCAAGATCCTAACTTTTTACAAAAATTTGCACGTAGTCAAGGCTACTCAAAAAGTGACGAAAAAATTTTTGAAACACAAAATCCATTGATTGGTGCAAGTGGAGTAACACCATGA
- a CDS encoding 4-hydroxyphenylacetate 3-hydroxylase N-terminal domain-containing protein has protein sequence MSTKDGNLNDGRNVYYAGKLVEDMANEPVFSRTLKFVQRYYELQEEDPETYLYTDEKGEKKSILFMPTMTVEDLAHKRRIYEQIARESYGFLGRTPDFIDTGIAILDYYADVLGKDSRCDYAKNARDWAARVKKHDLFISHAIQNPQVDRQKGLTELLNEGQEFAAVWIKEERSDGVIVRGAKQVNTLAPLADELLVFNLPGLHEVDSKFALAFSLPLATKGVKMVCRKPTMKEGFSLKDYPLSGSFDEMDAFIILDDVFVPNENLFVCGSVEKSNAFFPASGFFVHTAHQDEVRGFVKLEFVTGLAVRLAEKLGLSGFLRVQEMLGSLTVNLEMIKSSIIASEVTAHMENGVLTPNMQVLLAVRASLTNYYDEALRVIAEFASGSIVGVPDFREFENTDISEILKTSMTSALLSAEERSLLLNLAWDVTGESFGQRQRTYEFLHGGNPMWIKNMHWLTEDLEAANQMLDKVLENARIEK, from the coding sequence ATGAGTACGAAAGACGGAAATCTCAATGACGGACGTAATGTTTACTATGCAGGAAAACTTGTTGAAGACATGGCTAATGAGCCAGTATTTTCAAGAACGTTAAAATTTGTTCAGCGATATTATGAACTTCAAGAAGAAGATCCAGAAACTTATCTTTACACAGATGAAAAGGGTGAAAAAAAGTCAATTCTGTTTATGCCTACGATGACTGTGGAAGATTTAGCTCATAAACGTAGAATATATGAGCAAATTGCTCGTGAATCTTATGGTTTTTTGGGACGTACACCTGATTTTATTGATACAGGAATTGCTATTTTAGATTATTATGCAGATGTTCTAGGAAAAGATAGTCGATGCGATTATGCGAAAAATGCGCGTGATTGGGCTGCTCGTGTTAAAAAACATGACTTATTTATTTCACATGCTATTCAAAATCCGCAGGTTGACCGTCAAAAAGGGTTGACAGAATTACTAAATGAGGGTCAAGAATTTGCTGCAGTATGGATTAAAGAAGAACGTTCAGATGGTGTAATTGTTCGAGGAGCTAAACAAGTTAACACTCTGGCCCCTCTGGCTGATGAACTGTTGGTATTTAATTTACCCGGTTTACACGAAGTTGACAGCAAATTTGCTTTAGCATTTTCGCTACCTCTTGCAACTAAAGGCGTGAAAATGGTATGTCGTAAACCAACAATGAAGGAAGGATTCTCACTCAAAGATTATCCTCTATCTGGAAGTTTTGATGAAATGGATGCTTTCATTATACTGGATGATGTCTTTGTACCTAACGAAAATCTTTTTGTATGTGGCTCAGTTGAAAAATCAAATGCATTTTTCCCAGCATCTGGATTTTTTGTCCATACAGCTCATCAAGATGAAGTTCGTGGTTTTGTTAAGCTAGAATTTGTGACTGGACTTGCTGTTCGATTAGCAGAAAAACTTGGTCTATCAGGTTTTCTTCGTGTGCAAGAGATGCTTGGTTCACTTACTGTAAACTTAGAAATGATTAAATCAAGTATTATTGCTAGTGAAGTCACTGCTCATATGGAAAATGGGGTGTTGACCCCAAATATGCAAGTCCTTCTTGCTGTCCGTGCAAGTTTGACAAATTATTACGATGAGGCTCTAAGGGTAATTGCAGAATTTGCAAGTGGTTCAATTGTTGGTGTACCTGACTTTCGTGAGTTTGAAAATACAGATATTTCAGAAATTCTGAAAACAAGCATGACTAGCGCTTTATTGAGTGCAGAAGAACGCTCATTGTTGTTAAATTTAGCGTGGGATGTTACAGGTGAGTCATTTGGACAACGCCAACGTACTTATGAATTTTTACATGGTGGAAATCCAATGTGGATTAAAAATATGCATTGGTTGACAGAGGACTTAGAAGCTGCCAATCAGATGTTGGATAAGGTTTTAGAAAATGCAAGAATTGAGAAATAA
- a CDS encoding AAA family ATPase, with amino-acid sequence MMKIYIVGTVGSGKSTLSDRLSELLEIPVYHLDDIVHVKNEKSILGNTKRTDREIECIFKEILSQENFIIEDTLRNRFTDALHQVDKVVFLDLPLNVLKYRVLKRFVKQKLGIEKSSYKPSLQFLHQMLIWLRDSPREKVEGLSNVLVLKNSKEIRHFIQEVENEKFLGKYLQT; translated from the coding sequence ATGATGAAAATTTATATTGTTGGAACTGTTGGTTCAGGAAAGTCAACACTATCTGATCGTCTTTCTGAATTACTTGAAATTCCTGTTTATCATCTCGATGATATCGTTCATGTGAAAAATGAAAAATCAATTCTGGGAAATACAAAACGTACTGACAGAGAGATTGAATGTATTTTTAAGGAAATTTTGAGTCAGGAAAATTTCATCATTGAAGATACTTTGCGTAATAGATTTACAGATGCTTTACACCAAGTTGACAAGGTTGTATTTCTTGATTTACCTTTAAATGTACTGAAATACAGAGTATTGAAAAGGTTTGTGAAACAAAAACTAGGAATTGAGAAAAGTTCTTATAAGCCAAGTTTACAGTTTTTGCACCAAATGTTGATTTGGCTAAGAGATTCACCGCGTGAAAAAGTTGAGGGACTGTCAAACGTATTGGTGTTAAAAAATAGTAAAGAAATCCGACACTTTATACAAGAGGTAGAAAATGAAAAATTTTTGGGAAAATATCTACAAACATGA
- the mfd gene encoding transcription-repair coupling factor, with protein MNIIEFFDQNYQLQSWQRSFSKRERTLLTGLSGAAKALVMANAFANVPDKYIVITDSQFHANELYDELSTLVDEHHVFQFFSDDNVYAEFALASKDRIAYRLEALNFLLDESQMGFLVVPFMSMRSLLPSSDNFIENYLLLTNGDEYELSALTTLLTNAGYEQTGRVMTPGEFSHRGDIFDIYPLDAENPVRIEFFGDEVDTIRSFDVDSQRSLSTLEQIEIYPASDFILSDFEFDKGVEKLSALIETLSDSQAKSYMEEIIAAASNHYYHKDLRKFAEYFYEKPASLLNYFPKNVQIFIDDFQKLNESNNKVELELADFILSEKSMGRGFDGQNYLLDIMAKVRNYKPSTFFSNFQKGLGNLRFDSLYNFKQHTMQQFFGQLELFYTEVDRFIKQGFTVILAVSSEKLRQSLNELELDLHEVDSEEIQIGKINLIDLQLSNGFNFLDEKLVVITEAEIFGKIRKKKARRLNITNAERLKDYNELEVGDFVVHKNHGIGKYLGLQTLEVGGMHRDYLTIQYQNGDTISVPVDHLELLSKYTAGEGKTPKINKLNDGRWKKTMSSVTKQVEDISEDLIKLYATRQAQKGHAFSIDDANQEEFDNGFAYIETDDQLRSIDEIKKDMELERPMDRLLVGDVGFGKTEVAMRAAFKAINDGKQVAVLVPTTVLAEQHFNTFSERFINFGVNVEVLSRFQTKNQQAEILAKLKKGRVDLIIGTHRLLSQDVIFFDLGLMIIDEEQRFGVKHKERLKALKTQVDVLTLTATPIPRTLHMSMLGIRDLSVIETPPTNRYPVQTYVMETNYGVVRDAILREISRGGQVYYVYNRVDTIEQKVSQLEEMIPEARIAYIHGQMGEVQLENTLLAYIAGDYDVLVATTIIETGVDIPNANTLFIENADMMGLSQLYQLRGRVGRSNRVAYAYFMYRPEKLLSEVSEKRLEAIKGFTELGSGFKIAMRDLSIRGAGNLLGAEQSGFIDSVGFDLYSQLLEEAVHSKLGAKKQRRKTNVELSLALDAFIPGYYISDERQKIEIYKRIRQIDGRKVYEELQDEMIDRFGEYPDEVAYLLEIGLLKYFSENALIEKIEKTNFEAVVTMDKTANTMYDPQEYFKALAATKMKASVGEKYGKMTFRFKIENRNAVVLLSEIMNFVEALSSIRESHEEK; from the coding sequence ATGAATATCATTGAATTTTTTGACCAAAATTATCAACTTCAAAGTTGGCAACGAAGTTTTTCAAAACGAGAACGCACTTTACTGACAGGTCTTTCGGGAGCTGCAAAAGCACTTGTCATGGCAAATGCTTTTGCAAATGTTCCTGACAAATATATTGTCATTACTGACAGTCAATTTCATGCTAACGAGCTTTATGATGAATTGTCAACTTTGGTTGACGAGCATCATGTTTTCCAGTTTTTCAGTGATGATAATGTTTATGCTGAGTTCGCCTTGGCATCAAAAGACCGTATTGCTTATAGACTAGAGGCGTTGAATTTCCTGCTGGATGAATCACAGATGGGTTTTTTAGTCGTTCCATTTATGTCGATGCGCAGCTTACTTCCTAGTAGTGACAACTTTATTGAAAACTATCTTTTACTGACAAATGGCGATGAGTATGAGTTGTCAGCGTTGACAACATTACTGACAAATGCTGGATATGAACAAACGGGGCGTGTGATGACACCAGGTGAATTTTCACATCGAGGTGACATCTTTGATATTTATCCATTGGATGCAGAAAATCCTGTACGTATAGAATTTTTTGGTGATGAAGTTGACACAATTCGTTCGTTTGATGTAGATAGTCAAAGGTCTTTGTCAACACTTGAACAAATCGAAATCTATCCAGCAAGTGATTTTATTTTGAGTGATTTTGAGTTTGACAAAGGTGTTGAAAAATTGTCAGCACTGATAGAAACTCTATCAGACAGTCAAGCAAAATCGTATATGGAAGAAATTATTGCAGCAGCATCAAATCACTATTATCATAAAGATTTACGCAAATTTGCTGAATATTTTTATGAAAAACCAGCTTCTCTGCTCAATTATTTTCCTAAAAATGTGCAAATTTTCATTGATGATTTTCAGAAATTAAATGAATCTAATAATAAAGTTGAACTAGAATTAGCAGATTTTATTTTGTCAGAAAAATCAATGGGAAGAGGTTTTGATGGACAAAACTATCTTCTTGATATCATGGCAAAAGTTCGTAATTATAAACCATCAACTTTTTTCTCAAATTTCCAAAAAGGTCTCGGAAATTTGCGCTTTGACAGTCTTTACAACTTCAAGCAACATACAATGCAACAATTTTTTGGTCAATTAGAGTTGTTTTACACAGAAGTTGACAGATTTATAAAGCAAGGTTTTACGGTAATTCTTGCAGTTTCATCAGAAAAATTACGTCAATCACTTAATGAATTGGAACTTGATTTACATGAAGTTGACAGTGAAGAAATACAGATTGGTAAAATTAATCTTATTGATTTACAACTCTCCAATGGTTTCAATTTTCTTGATGAAAAATTAGTTGTCATTACAGAGGCAGAAATTTTTGGAAAGATTCGCAAGAAAAAAGCGCGCCGACTCAATATTACTAATGCAGAACGTTTAAAAGATTATAATGAGCTTGAAGTTGGTGATTTTGTTGTTCATAAAAATCATGGGATAGGAAAATATTTAGGTTTACAAACGCTTGAAGTTGGAGGAATGCACCGAGATTATCTTACAATCCAATATCAAAATGGTGATACCATCTCAGTTCCTGTTGACCATTTAGAACTTTTAAGCAAATACACTGCTGGTGAAGGAAAAACACCAAAAATAAATAAATTAAATGATGGTCGTTGGAAAAAGACAATGTCTTCAGTCACTAAACAAGTGGAGGATATTTCAGAAGACCTCATCAAACTTTACGCAACCAGACAGGCTCAAAAAGGTCATGCGTTCAGTATAGATGATGCTAATCAAGAAGAATTTGATAATGGTTTTGCTTACATAGAAACAGATGACCAACTTCGCTCTATTGATGAAATCAAAAAAGATATGGAACTTGAAAGACCAATGGATCGGTTATTAGTTGGGGATGTTGGATTTGGTAAAACAGAAGTTGCAATGCGAGCTGCCTTTAAGGCAATCAATGATGGTAAACAAGTTGCTGTTCTCGTTCCTACAACAGTTCTTGCAGAGCAACATTTTAATACCTTTAGTGAGCGTTTCATCAACTTTGGGGTAAATGTTGAAGTATTGAGTCGTTTTCAAACAAAAAATCAGCAGGCAGAAATTTTAGCAAAATTGAAAAAAGGACGTGTTGACTTGATTATAGGCACACATCGTCTTCTTTCACAAGACGTTATTTTCTTTGACCTTGGTCTGATGATTATAGATGAGGAACAACGGTTTGGTGTTAAACATAAGGAAAGGTTGAAAGCACTGAAGACTCAAGTTGACGTTTTGACATTAACAGCAACACCAATTCCGAGGACATTACATATGTCAATGCTCGGTATTCGCGATTTATCTGTTATTGAAACACCACCTACAAACCGTTATCCTGTGCAGACTTATGTGATGGAAACGAACTATGGAGTTGTACGAGATGCTATTTTACGAGAAATTTCACGTGGTGGTCAAGTTTACTATGTTTACAATCGTGTTGACACGATAGAACAAAAAGTTTCACAACTTGAGGAAATGATTCCAGAAGCACGTATTGCATATATTCATGGTCAAATGGGTGAGGTACAACTTGAAAATACTCTGCTTGCCTATATTGCAGGAGATTATGATGTTTTAGTAGCAACAACGATTATTGAAACAGGAGTTGATATTCCTAATGCCAATACATTGTTTATAGAAAATGCTGATATGATGGGCCTTTCTCAACTTTATCAACTTCGAGGGCGCGTGGGACGGTCAAATCGTGTCGCTTATGCTTATTTCATGTATCGACCCGAAAAACTTTTGTCAGAGGTATCTGAAAAACGTTTGGAGGCAATCAAAGGATTTACAGAGCTAGGTTCAGGCTTTAAAATAGCTATGCGTGACTTATCTATTCGTGGTGCAGGAAATCTTTTAGGAGCAGAACAGTCAGGATTTATTGATTCTGTTGGTTTTGATTTGTATTCGCAGTTATTAGAAGAAGCTGTCCACTCTAAACTGGGAGCGAAAAAACAACGACGCAAAACAAATGTGGAACTTTCCCTAGCATTAGATGCTTTTATTCCAGGTTATTATATTTCAGATGAGCGACAAAAAATTGAGATTTACAAGCGAATTCGGCAAATTGATGGACGAAAAGTTTATGAAGAACTGCAAGATGAGATGATTGATCGTTTTGGTGAATATCCTGATGAAGTTGCTTACTTGCTTGAAATTGGACTTCTAAAATATTTTTCAGAAAATGCATTAATTGAAAAAATTGAGAAGACAAATTTTGAAGCGGTAGTTACGATGGATAAAACTGCCAATACGATGTACGACCCTCAGGAGTACTTTAAAGCATTAGCAGCAACAAAGATGAAAGCATCTGTTGGAGAAAAATATGGGAAAATGACTTTCCGTTTCAAAATTGAAAATAGAAATGCAGTTGTTTTGTTGAGCGAGATTATGAATTTTGTAGAAGCTTTATCTAGTATTAGAGAGAGTCATGAAGAAAAGTAA
- a CDS encoding class I SAM-dependent methyltransferase, which produces MKNFWENIYKHEKNAEYDGWLDSFLPDLSKGKVVDLGCGNGAVSDFLVRQNVDVLACDFSEEALKNCALLNPKIKTQKVDLREALAFTNKSVSSVIAELSLHYFSSALTEQILREIWRILDDEGLLFVRVNSTKDVHFDAGQGEEIEQNFYSKDGNTKRFFDKEMIQHFFLTENWEKVSVSEQTKIRYENEKTFWEIVLRKRDDKK; this is translated from the coding sequence ATGAAAAATTTTTGGGAAAATATCTACAAACATGAAAAAAATGCTGAATATGATGGCTGGTTAGATTCATTTTTACCAGATTTATCTAAGGGAAAAGTTGTTGATTTGGGTTGTGGAAATGGTGCTGTATCAGATTTTTTAGTACGACAGAATGTTGATGTTTTAGCTTGTGATTTTTCAGAAGAGGCTTTAAAGAATTGCGCACTGCTTAACCCAAAAATCAAAACGCAGAAAGTTGACTTACGGGAGGCTCTAGCTTTTACTAACAAGTCTGTCAGTAGTGTTATTGCGGAGCTTTCTCTGCATTATTTTTCGTCAGCACTGACAGAGCAGATTTTACGAGAAATTTGGCGAATTTTGGATGATGAGGGACTGTTGTTTGTCCGTGTAAACTCAACGAAAGATGTTCATTTTGATGCAGGTCAGGGTGAGGAGATTGAGCAAAATTTTTATTCTAAAGATGGAAATACTAAGCGATTTTTTGATAAAGAGATGATTCAACATTTTTTCTTGACAGAAAACTGGGAAAAAGTTTCTGTAAGTGAACAAACAAAAATACGCTATGAAAATGAAAAAACATTTTGGGAAATTGTTTTAAGAAAGCGAGATGATAAAAAATGA
- the ychF gene encoding redox-regulated ATPase YchF, whose amino-acid sequence MALTAGIVGLPNVGKSTLFNAITKAGAEAANYPFATIDPNVGMVEVPDERLNKLTELIKPKKTVPTTFEFTDIAGIVKGASRGEGLGNKFLANIREVDAIVHVVRAFDDENVMRENNREGSFIDPMADIETINLELILADLESVNKRYTRVEKVARTAKDKDAVAEFNVLKKIKPVLEDGKSARTIAFDDDELKVVKGLFLLTTKPVLYVANVSEDEVGEPNDIEYVKQIREFATTENAEVAVISARVEEEISELEEDEKAEFLEAIGLSESGVDLLTRAAYHLLGLATYFTAGEKEVRAWTFKRGMKAPQMAGIIHSDFEKGFIRAVTMSYDDLIKYGSEKAVREAGRLREEGKDYVGQDGDIMEFRFNV is encoded by the coding sequence ATGGCTTTAACAGCAGGTATTGTTGGTTTGCCCAATGTTGGTAAATCAACCCTTTTTAATGCAATCACAAAAGCTGGAGCGGAAGCAGCAAATTACCCTTTCGCAACAATTGACCCTAATGTCGGGATGGTTGAGGTGCCAGATGAACGTCTGAATAAGTTGACAGAGTTAATCAAACCTAAAAAGACAGTACCCACAACCTTTGAATTTACCGATATTGCTGGGATTGTCAAAGGTGCCTCCCGTGGTGAAGGTTTGGGGAATAAGTTTCTTGCTAACATCCGTGAAGTTGATGCGATTGTCCATGTGGTTCGTGCTTTTGATGATGAAAATGTGATGCGTGAAAATAATCGTGAGGGATCGTTTATTGACCCTATGGCTGACATCGAGACTATCAATTTAGAATTAATATTAGCGGACTTAGAATCAGTCAATAAACGATATACAAGAGTTGAAAAAGTAGCTCGTACTGCTAAAGATAAGGATGCTGTTGCTGAATTTAATGTGCTTAAAAAGATTAAACCTGTCCTTGAAGATGGTAAGTCTGCTCGCACTATTGCGTTTGATGATGATGAATTAAAAGTGGTCAAAGGTCTATTTTTATTGACAACAAAGCCTGTGCTTTATGTGGCAAATGTGTCCGAAGATGAAGTAGGGGAGCCTAATGATATTGAGTATGTCAAACAAATCCGTGAGTTTGCTACGACTGAAAATGCAGAAGTTGCGGTAATTTCTGCTCGTGTTGAAGAGGAAATTTCTGAACTTGAAGAAGATGAAAAGGCAGAATTTTTAGAAGCTATTGGACTTTCTGAGTCAGGAGTTGACTTGCTGACACGTGCGGCTTATCATTTACTTGGTCTTGCGACTTATTTTACAGCTGGTGAAAAAGAAGTACGAGCTTGGACTTTTAAGCGTGGAATGAAAGCACCACAAATGGCTGGTATCATTCACTCTGACTTTGAAAAAGGATTTATCCGCGCGGTAACGATGTCGTATGATGATTTAATTAAATATGGTTCTGAAAAGGCTGTGCGTGAGGCAGGACGACTGCGTGAAGAGGGTAAAGATTATGTTGGGCAAGATGGAGACATTATGGAATTCCGCTTCAATGTATAA
- a CDS encoding RNA-binding protein: MIGRIKNITKFGLFVSFFITGKEIDESFIPKGVGLLRWSELPKRVPKPEVGDLIGVSILKCHEDGKVDLSYVEKDFKSTYGTFLEVSARKIEELKIMNKSNLSL, encoded by the coding sequence ATGATTGGTCGGATTAAAAACATCACAAAATTTGGTCTTTTTGTGAGTTTTTTCATAACAGGCAAAGAGATAGACGAAAGTTTTATTCCCAAAGGAGTAGGTTTACTACGATGGTCAGAGCTTCCAAAAAGAGTGCCTAAACCAGAGGTTGGAGATTTAATAGGAGTAAGCATTCTTAAATGTCATGAAGACGGAAAAGTCGATTTGTCTTATGTTGAAAAAGATTTTAAAAGCACCTATGGCACTTTTTTAGAAGTAAGTGCTAGAAAAATAGAAGAGTTAAAGATTATGAATAAATCAAACTTGTCTCTTTAA
- a CDS encoding serine hydrolase → MQELRNKLNIGMVLVMILMLIPGFFAFPKFKNNIDNKYDKPKNHVIADKKIISETWEGVPQRPVAYHDLLVYNDDKLSQPNGKILAQTQLKITEVVGKAFKLNDGKYISADKKLVISDITISRKDESKIIYTTKTVNVFYSPVTTYDKQILSVLTGSHKFVADKVAQTYWGTYYEISLADGRKGWVSSKDISLENPKLLQVQKLLDQKYNNKKYSIYVKQLNDDFTVGVNQNEKMYSASLSKIPILYWTQKQINDGYASLNDKLLYTTSVNTFYGSYKPTGTGNLPKTADNKVYTLQDIINRTAKLSDNVGSNLLAYYETKEFSPNYQKEINQIAGSPWNPETREASAQMVGRMLEALYDEGGAAFNALFDTAFDNIKIEAGVPKNIPVAHKIGDADNDNHDAAIIFTSTPYLLVIETDGATNQQIQQISHEIYEVMK, encoded by the coding sequence ATGCAAGAATTGAGAAATAAACTCAATATTGGTATGGTCCTGGTGATGATTTTGATGCTCATCCCAGGCTTTTTTGCTTTCCCCAAGTTCAAAAACAATATTGATAATAAGTATGATAAACCTAAAAATCACGTGATAGCTGACAAAAAAATAATAAGTGAAACTTGGGAAGGAGTTCCACAACGTCCGGTTGCCTACCATGACTTATTGGTTTACAACGATGATAAATTGAGTCAACCTAATGGAAAAATTCTTGCTCAGACTCAATTGAAAATTACAGAAGTGGTTGGAAAAGCATTTAAACTTAATGATGGAAAATATATTTCTGCTGACAAAAAATTAGTTATTTCGGATATCACAATTTCTAGAAAAGATGAATCTAAGATAATCTATACAACAAAAACTGTCAATGTGTTTTACAGCCCAGTAACAACATATGATAAACAAATTCTGTCAGTACTGACAGGAAGTCATAAATTTGTAGCTGACAAAGTTGCTCAAACTTACTGGGGAACTTATTATGAAATTTCTCTAGCTGATGGCAGAAAAGGTTGGGTTTCGTCAAAAGATATCTCTTTAGAAAATCCAAAACTTTTACAAGTTCAAAAATTACTTGACCAAAAATATAATAATAAAAAATATTCGATTTATGTTAAACAATTAAATGATGATTTTACAGTTGGTGTAAACCAAAATGAAAAAATGTATTCTGCAAGTTTATCAAAAATTCCAATTTTATATTGGACACAAAAGCAGATTAACGATGGTTATGCATCACTGAATGATAAGCTTTTATATACTACATCAGTAAATACGTTTTATGGAAGTTATAAACCAACAGGAACAGGAAATCTTCCTAAAACTGCTGACAACAAAGTTTACACTTTACAAGACATCATTAACCGTACAGCAAAACTTTCTGATAATGTTGGAAGTAATCTGCTTGCTTATTATGAAACAAAAGAATTTAGTCCAAATTATCAAAAAGAAATTAATCAAATTGCTGGAAGTCCGTGGAATCCTGAAACACGAGAAGCTTCTGCGCAGATGGTGGGACGTATGTTGGAAGCTTTATACGATGAAGGTGGAGCCGCCTTTAATGCTTTGTTTGACACAGCATTTGACAATATAAAAATTGAGGCTGGTGTGCCTAAAAATATCCCAGTTGCCCATAAAATTGGAGATGCTGACAATGACAATCATGATGCAGCGATTATCTTTACTTCTACTCCATATCTACTTGTGATTGAAACAGATGGCGCCACTAATCAGCAAATTCAACAAATTTCACACGAGATTTATGAGGTGATGAAATGA